One window of Leifsonia sp. AK011 genomic DNA carries:
- a CDS encoding TatD family hydrolase, translating into MVDAFVRQRSVEGRKDLEYPPLPEALTVGVYDNHTHLEIADGGPDNQLDYRVHLDRASSVGIRGVVQVGGDVETSRWSAEVAEREPRVLAAVALHPNEVPALAASGELDAALAVIDELASMPRVRAIGETGLDFFRTGEDGRGAQFESFEAHIEIAKKHGLALQIHDRDAHDDVINTLLRVGAPEHTVFHCFSGDAEMARLCADQGWFLSFAGTVTFKNAVKLREALEVIPRDRILVETDAPFLTPHPYRGRPNSPYLIPTILRAMAAHLETDVPMLAAQIASTTEQVYGLWDEDLPDIVESYDRPESYDRPESYEHNELPGRPESYDRP; encoded by the coding sequence GTGGTAGACGCTTTCGTGCGGCAGCGGTCAGTCGAGGGACGCAAGGATCTCGAGTATCCGCCGCTGCCCGAGGCGCTCACTGTGGGGGTCTACGACAACCACACCCACCTCGAGATCGCCGACGGCGGTCCTGACAACCAGCTCGACTACCGCGTGCACCTCGACAGGGCCTCGAGCGTCGGCATCCGCGGGGTCGTGCAAGTTGGTGGCGACGTCGAGACGTCGCGTTGGTCGGCCGAGGTCGCGGAGCGGGAGCCCCGTGTGCTGGCGGCCGTGGCGCTGCACCCCAACGAGGTGCCAGCGCTCGCGGCATCCGGTGAACTCGACGCAGCGCTCGCCGTGATCGACGAACTCGCCTCGATGCCCCGCGTGCGTGCCATCGGCGAGACCGGGCTCGACTTCTTCCGCACCGGGGAAGACGGGCGTGGTGCGCAGTTCGAGTCGTTCGAGGCCCACATCGAGATCGCCAAGAAGCACGGCCTTGCCCTGCAGATCCACGATCGCGACGCGCACGACGACGTCATCAACACCCTCCTGCGCGTCGGAGCCCCCGAGCACACCGTTTTCCACTGCTTCTCGGGCGATGCCGAGATGGCGCGACTGTGTGCCGACCAGGGCTGGTTCCTGTCGTTCGCCGGAACGGTCACGTTCAAGAACGCGGTGAAGCTGCGCGAGGCACTCGAGGTGATCCCGCGCGACCGTATCCTCGTCGAGACGGATGCGCCGTTCCTCACGCCGCACCCCTACCGCGGGCGCCCCAACTCGCCGTACCTCATCCCCACGATCCTGCGCGCGATGGCTGCCCACCTCGAGACCGACGTGCCGATGCTGGCCGCCCAGATCGCCTCCACGACCGAGCAGGTCTACGGCCTCTGGGACGAGGACCTGCCCGACATCGTCGAGTCGTACGATCGCCCGGAGTCGTACGACCGGCCGGAATCGTACGAGCACAACGAGCTGCCGGGTCGACCGGAATCGTACGACCGCCCGTGA
- the rsmA gene encoding 16S rRNA (adenine(1518)-N(6)/adenine(1519)-N(6))-dimethyltransferase RsmA: MSSVALGPAEIRDLAELLDLQPTKKLGQNFVIDPNTVRRIVASAGVQAGETVVEVGPGLGSLTLAILEAGASVVAVEIDNRLAAQLPITVNERLPGAELTVITRDALAVTELPGEPSVFVANLPYNVSVPVLLHFLEHFPSIDRGLVMVQAEVGERVAAGPGSKVYGAPSVKAAWYGEFSTAGKVSRQVFWPVPNVDSILVRFERRDPPGTEDERRATFALVDAAFQQRRKMLRQALAPVLGDSAAASARLEAAGLAPTSRGEELTVADFLAIARA; encoded by the coding sequence GTGAGTTCCGTCGCGCTCGGGCCAGCCGAGATCCGTGACCTCGCAGAGCTGCTCGACCTCCAGCCCACAAAGAAGCTGGGCCAGAACTTCGTGATCGACCCCAACACGGTTCGCCGCATCGTCGCGTCGGCCGGGGTGCAGGCGGGGGAGACTGTGGTCGAGGTGGGGCCGGGACTCGGCTCGCTGACCCTCGCGATACTTGAGGCCGGGGCATCCGTCGTGGCGGTCGAGATCGACAATCGTCTCGCAGCGCAGCTGCCGATCACCGTGAATGAGCGACTGCCGGGTGCCGAGCTCACCGTGATCACGCGCGACGCCCTCGCGGTGACGGAGCTGCCCGGAGAACCGAGCGTGTTCGTCGCGAACCTCCCGTACAACGTGTCCGTTCCGGTGCTGCTGCACTTCCTCGAGCACTTCCCGAGCATCGATCGCGGGCTCGTGATGGTGCAGGCGGAGGTCGGGGAGCGCGTCGCGGCTGGGCCGGGGAGCAAGGTCTACGGGGCTCCCTCGGTGAAGGCCGCGTGGTACGGCGAGTTCTCGACGGCGGGCAAGGTCAGCAGGCAGGTGTTCTGGCCGGTGCCGAACGTCGACTCGATCCTCGTGCGCTTCGAGCGTCGCGATCCGCCGGGAACGGAGGACGAGCGCCGCGCGACATTCGCACTCGTGGATGCCGCGTTCCAGCAGCGCCGCAAGATGCTGCGCCAGGCACTCGCACCCGTGTTGGGCGACTCCGCCGCCGCATCCGCCCGCCTCGAAGCGGCGGGCCTCGCACCGACATCCCGGGGTGAGGAACTGACCGTCGCCGACTTTCTGGCCATCGCGCGAGCGTGA
- a CDS encoding 4-(cytidine 5'-diphospho)-2-C-methyl-D-erythritol kinase, whose translation MTGKAAPAMIHTRAPGKINVFLKVGALLDDGYHDVAIAYQAVSLYEDIRAYPASDFSVSVTGTVELSRVPTDGSNIAIRAARLLAARTGYRGGVRLEIDKHVPVTGGMGGGSADAAATLLACDALWGTGMPRDEMLSLAAELGADVPFAFTGGTAIGTGRGDQLSPALAQGQFQWVLAAADFGLSTPAVYRELDLHRQRHSQDIFPAQIAPSVDANVLQALRAGDAHMLAECLHNDLQAPAIHLEPSLAGVLELGERNGALAGIVSGSGPTVAFLTADVDSALELQVALSAARQNVVRATGPVHGARIVSD comes from the coding sequence ATGACCGGCAAGGCCGCCCCGGCGATGATCCACACGAGGGCGCCGGGCAAGATCAATGTCTTCCTCAAAGTGGGTGCCCTCCTCGACGATGGCTACCACGATGTGGCCATCGCGTACCAGGCGGTCTCGCTCTACGAGGACATCCGCGCGTACCCCGCGAGTGACTTCTCCGTGAGTGTCACGGGCACCGTCGAGCTCTCGCGAGTGCCGACGGATGGCTCGAACATCGCGATCCGCGCGGCCCGCCTGCTCGCGGCCAGAACGGGCTACCGCGGGGGAGTGCGCCTCGAGATCGACAAGCACGTTCCCGTCACGGGCGGCATGGGCGGCGGGTCGGCGGATGCCGCGGCCACCCTTCTTGCGTGTGACGCCCTCTGGGGTACCGGAATGCCGCGCGACGAGATGCTCTCGCTCGCCGCGGAACTCGGGGCCGACGTGCCGTTCGCGTTCACGGGCGGCACGGCCATCGGAACCGGTCGCGGCGACCAGCTGAGCCCGGCGCTCGCGCAGGGCCAGTTCCAGTGGGTGCTGGCGGCCGCCGACTTCGGCCTCTCCACCCCTGCCGTGTACCGTGAGCTCGACCTCCACCGCCAGCGTCACTCGCAGGACATCTTCCCGGCGCAGATCGCGCCATCCGTCGACGCGAACGTGCTGCAGGCATTGCGCGCGGGTGACGCGCACATGCTCGCCGAGTGCCTCCACAACGACCTGCAGGCTCCCGCCATCCACCTCGAGCCGTCGCTCGCCGGCGTGCTCGAGCTGGGGGAGCGCAACGGCGCTCTCGCCGGGATCGTCTCCGGCTCTGGCCCGACGGTCGCCTTCCTCACCGCCGACGTCGATTCGGCCCTCGAACTCCAGGTCGCGCTCAGCGCCGCGCGGCAGAACGTGGTGCGGGCTACCGGCCCGGTCCACGGCGCCCGCATCGTCTCCGACTAG
- a CDS encoding DegT/DnrJ/EryC1/StrS aminotransferase family protein — translation MPIPFSLPLIDDDVIAEVNDALTNTGWLTTGPKVRQLEAEISKITGTPVLCVNSWTSGAMLMLRWFGIGPGDEVIIPAYTYSATALCAMNIGATVVMVDVLDDFTMDPEKLRAAITPHTKAVIPVDIAGWPADYDAIRAIVESARASFVPSTPRQELLGRPLVVSDAAHSLGAVYRGQPNGQWADATVFSLHSVKNVTTGEGGAIAINLPDSFDLEAELVFLRAFSLNGQNKSAFEKNQTGGWRYDIVDQGLKVNMPDLNAAVGLAQIRKYESLLLPDRKAKFALYQQAFAQDDWAILPPVRDEIHDSSCHLYMLRIAGADEDRRDRIIAHLSAAGIGVNVHYIPMAMLTLFRTRGYDIADYPKTFELYENEITLPLYNTLTEEQVAEVIAGVREAVAATASSAATA, via the coding sequence GTGCCGATTCCGTTCTCCCTCCCGCTCATCGATGACGACGTCATCGCGGAGGTGAACGACGCGCTGACCAACACCGGCTGGCTCACCACGGGCCCCAAGGTCAGGCAGCTCGAGGCCGAGATCTCGAAGATCACCGGCACCCCGGTTCTGTGCGTCAACTCGTGGACCTCGGGTGCGATGCTCATGCTCCGCTGGTTCGGCATCGGCCCCGGCGACGAGGTCATCATCCCCGCCTACACCTACAGCGCGACCGCGCTCTGCGCCATGAACATCGGTGCCACGGTCGTCATGGTCGATGTCCTCGACGACTTCACCATGGACCCGGAGAAGCTGCGCGCCGCCATCACGCCGCACACCAAGGCCGTCATTCCGGTCGACATCGCCGGATGGCCGGCGGACTACGACGCGATCCGCGCGATCGTCGAGTCGGCCCGCGCGTCCTTCGTGCCGTCGACGCCTCGGCAGGAGCTTCTCGGCAGGCCCCTCGTCGTCTCCGACGCGGCCCACTCGCTCGGTGCCGTCTACCGCGGCCAGCCGAACGGACAGTGGGCGGATGCCACGGTCTTCTCGCTCCACTCGGTCAAGAACGTCACCACGGGGGAGGGTGGCGCCATCGCCATCAACCTCCCGGACTCCTTCGACCTCGAGGCGGAGCTCGTCTTCCTTCGAGCGTTCTCGCTCAACGGCCAGAACAAGTCGGCGTTCGAGAAGAACCAGACCGGCGGCTGGCGCTACGACATCGTCGACCAGGGCCTCAAGGTCAACATGCCCGATCTCAACGCTGCCGTGGGCCTCGCGCAGATCCGCAAGTACGAGTCGCTGCTGCTGCCCGACCGCAAGGCCAAGTTCGCCCTCTACCAACAGGCATTCGCCCAGGACGACTGGGCCATCCTGCCGCCCGTGCGCGACGAGATCCACGACTCGAGCTGCCACCTCTACATGCTCCGCATCGCCGGCGCCGACGAGGACCGCCGCGACCGCATCATCGCGCACCTGTCGGCTGCGGGCATCGGGGTGAACGTGCACTACATCCCGATGGCGATGCTCACCCTCTTCCGCACTCGCGGCTACGACATCGCGGACTACCCGAAGACCTTCGAGCTCTACGAGAACGAGATCACGCTTCCGCTCTACAACACGCTCACCGAGGAGCAGGTCGCCGAGGTGATCGCGGGCGTGCGCGAGGCCGTGGCGGCGACGGCCAGCTCGGCGGCGACGGCATGA
- a CDS encoding polysaccharide biosynthesis protein: MIDFDLDAFIARHVTGRDESMFAADLAAHDAELRAAVAGASVLVIGGAGTIGSSFIRALLPYEPAKLVVVDLSENGLTELTRDLRSTDGQYVPAEYLTYPISFGDAVFERMLATHGPFDIVAHFAAHKHVRSEKDRFSIEAMVENNVLSTARLLELLLPTPPKHFFCVSTDKAANPANVMGASKKLMEEAVLAYSAELPATTARFANVAFSNGSLPAGFLERIAKGQPLSAPSDVRRYFVSPAESGQLCLIACVLGKPGDILFPQLESPTMLTFSAIADALLTELGYTPVRAASENEARERAAARKPGDTEWPVYYFASDTSGEKPFEEFYTTDEDVDLERFEALGVVHGVANYDVAGIRLVRDELRELFARPGVEKDVIVAELTRLVPTFQHVETGTGLDQKM; this comes from the coding sequence ATGATCGACTTCGACCTCGACGCGTTCATCGCGAGGCATGTCACGGGCCGCGACGAGAGCATGTTCGCGGCCGACCTTGCGGCGCACGACGCCGAACTTCGCGCGGCGGTCGCCGGGGCATCCGTTCTCGTGATCGGCGGCGCAGGCACGATCGGGTCGTCCTTCATCCGCGCCCTGTTGCCGTACGAGCCCGCCAAGCTCGTTGTGGTCGACCTCAGCGAGAACGGACTCACCGAACTCACGCGGGACCTGCGCTCGACCGACGGGCAGTACGTGCCAGCCGAGTACCTGACCTACCCGATCAGCTTCGGGGATGCCGTATTCGAGCGGATGCTCGCCACCCACGGTCCCTTCGATATCGTTGCCCACTTCGCGGCCCACAAGCATGTGCGCAGCGAGAAGGATCGCTTCTCGATCGAGGCCATGGTCGAGAACAACGTGCTCTCCACCGCACGCCTGCTCGAGCTCCTGCTGCCGACCCCGCCGAAGCACTTCTTCTGCGTCTCCACCGACAAGGCCGCGAATCCCGCCAACGTCATGGGTGCCTCGAAGAAGCTCATGGAGGAGGCCGTGCTCGCCTACTCGGCTGAGCTGCCCGCGACAACCGCGCGCTTCGCGAACGTCGCCTTCTCGAACGGCAGCCTCCCCGCCGGTTTCCTCGAGCGCATCGCCAAGGGGCAGCCTCTGTCCGCACCCTCCGACGTGCGGCGGTACTTCGTTTCGCCCGCCGAGTCGGGCCAGCTGTGCCTCATCGCGTGCGTACTGGGGAAGCCCGGTGACATCCTGTTCCCCCAGCTCGAATCACCCACGATGCTGACCTTCTCCGCGATAGCGGATGCCCTGCTCACCGAGCTCGGATACACCCCGGTTCGCGCGGCCAGCGAGAACGAGGCGCGCGAGCGCGCGGCCGCACGCAAGCCCGGGGACACCGAGTGGCCCGTGTACTACTTCGCGTCCGACACCTCGGGCGAGAAGCCGTTCGAGGAGTTCTACACGACCGACGAGGACGTCGACCTGGAGCGCTTCGAGGCGCTGGGCGTTGTGCACGGAGTCGCGAACTACGACGTGGCGGGCATCCGCCTCGTCCGTGACGAGCTGCGCGAACTCTTCGCCCGCCCTGGGGTCGAGAAGGACGTGATCGTCGCGGAACTCACCCGGCTCGTGCCCACCTTCCAGCACGTCGAGACCGGCACCGGCCTCGACCAGAAGATGTGA
- a CDS encoding sugar transferase yields MYAAVKRGLDLVASVLILLVLTPILLPIMLALRLTGEGAVFYRQQRVGYRNAMFGIWKFATMLKNSPNMGTGSLTVRGDPRVTPVGKYLRSTKINELPQLLNVVTGQMSFVGPRPQMQVDYDAYPPHVRDTIYSVRPGITGIGSVVFRDEERLLSVPGRDPREFYAQEIAPYKGELEMWYLEHKSLVTDARLVFHTAWAVLAPHSDAVFRAFRDLPPRPDWLQ; encoded by the coding sequence GTGTACGCCGCCGTCAAACGGGGCCTGGACCTCGTCGCCTCCGTGCTCATCCTGCTCGTGCTCACCCCGATCCTGCTGCCGATCATGCTCGCCCTGCGCCTCACGGGCGAGGGCGCTGTCTTCTACCGCCAGCAGCGCGTCGGGTACCGCAACGCGATGTTCGGCATCTGGAAGTTCGCGACCATGCTCAAGAACAGCCCCAACATGGGTACCGGGTCGCTCACCGTCCGCGGGGACCCGCGCGTGACGCCCGTCGGCAAGTACCTGCGCTCGACCAAGATCAACGAGCTGCCGCAGCTGCTCAACGTCGTCACGGGACAGATGAGCTTCGTTGGGCCCCGTCCTCAGATGCAGGTCGACTACGACGCCTACCCGCCACACGTGCGCGACACGATCTACAGCGTGCGCCCCGGCATCACCGGCATCGGCTCGGTCGTCTTCCGCGACGAGGAGCGCCTGCTCTCCGTGCCGGGTCGCGACCCCCGTGAGTTCTACGCCCAGGAGATCGCACCCTACAAGGGCGAGCTCGAGATGTGGTACCTCGAGCACAAGTCCCTGGTGACGGATGCCCGGCTCGTGTTCCACACGGCGTGGGCCGTGCTCGCCCCCCACTCCGACGCCGTCTTCCGCGCCTTCCGCGACCTGCCGCCGCGCCCCGACTGGCTCCAGTAG
- a CDS encoding molybdopterin-dependent oxidoreductase: MLAAAVTLAVGHFVALLVAPGASPLLAVGAWVIDIVPPWVKDTAIALFGTGDKVALLVGLGLLVAILAAAAGILEFRRPPWGIVVLVVVGVIATIAALTRSGATINWSIPTAVGVVGGAVVLRIASDRLRTWQGTQHSAAVAAKPGIPDPAVGLSRRKFLTAVIVAAGVAAVAGAASGVMSRATQVANTVREAIRLPKPAQPAPPIPAGAELDIQGLATVVTPNPSFYRIDTALGVPNIDTSEWRLRIVGMVENEVEIGWDELLALPLEESAVTLACVSNEVGGDLIGNAMWLGYPIRHLLERAKPTADADMVLSRSIDGFTASTPLEALTDDSRVAMLAVGMNGETLPLEHGFPVRMVVAGLYGYVSATKWVTELKVTRFDKETAYWTDRGWSEKGPIKTSSRIDVPQAGAFVEAGTVTVAGMAWAQHTGIDSVQVRVDQGEWHDARLADAINSDTWVQWVWEWEGAEAGLHELEVRATDTYGKTQSEKRLPVVPDGAEGWHLIRVSVG, encoded by the coding sequence ATGCTGGCCGCCGCCGTCACACTCGCGGTCGGGCACTTCGTGGCCCTGCTCGTCGCTCCCGGAGCGAGCCCGCTGCTCGCGGTCGGTGCCTGGGTGATCGACATCGTTCCCCCGTGGGTCAAGGACACCGCGATCGCCCTCTTCGGCACGGGCGACAAGGTGGCCCTGCTCGTCGGGCTCGGACTGCTCGTGGCGATCCTCGCGGCTGCGGCGGGCATCCTCGAGTTCCGCAGGCCGCCGTGGGGCATCGTCGTGCTGGTCGTCGTCGGCGTGATCGCCACGATCGCTGCCCTCACCCGGTCGGGCGCCACCATCAACTGGTCGATTCCGACCGCTGTCGGCGTCGTCGGCGGCGCGGTCGTGCTCCGCATCGCGAGCGACCGGCTGCGCACCTGGCAGGGTACGCAGCACTCTGCCGCGGTTGCTGCCAAGCCCGGCATCCCGGACCCCGCGGTCGGCCTGAGCAGGCGCAAGTTCCTCACGGCCGTGATCGTGGCGGCGGGCGTCGCGGCGGTCGCGGGCGCGGCATCCGGCGTCATGTCCCGCGCGACGCAGGTGGCCAACACCGTACGCGAGGCGATCCGCCTCCCGAAGCCAGCCCAACCAGCGCCACCCATTCCCGCGGGTGCCGAACTCGACATCCAGGGTCTCGCCACGGTCGTCACCCCGAATCCCTCCTTCTATCGCATCGATACCGCGCTGGGTGTGCCCAACATCGACACCTCGGAGTGGAGGCTTCGGATCGTCGGGATGGTCGAGAACGAGGTCGAGATCGGCTGGGACGAGTTGCTGGCCCTGCCGCTCGAGGAGTCCGCGGTCACGCTCGCCTGCGTCTCCAACGAGGTGGGCGGTGACCTCATCGGCAACGCCATGTGGCTCGGCTACCCCATCCGTCACCTTCTGGAGCGAGCGAAGCCGACAGCGGACGCCGACATGGTGCTCTCGCGCAGCATCGACGGATTCACCGCGAGCACGCCCCTCGAGGCGCTCACCGACGACAGCCGAGTGGCGATGCTCGCGGTCGGCATGAACGGCGAGACGCTACCCCTCGAGCACGGCTTCCCGGTGCGCATGGTCGTGGCAGGCCTCTACGGCTACGTCTCCGCCACGAAGTGGGTCACCGAGCTGAAGGTCACGCGCTTCGACAAGGAGACCGCGTACTGGACCGATCGCGGATGGTCCGAGAAGGGCCCGATCAAGACGTCGTCGCGCATCGATGTGCCGCAGGCCGGCGCCTTCGTCGAAGCCGGGACGGTAACGGTCGCCGGGATGGCCTGGGCCCAGCACACCGGCATCGACAGCGTGCAGGTGCGAGTCGACCAGGGCGAGTGGCACGACGCGAGGCTTGCCGACGCGATCAACTCCGACACCTGGGTGCAGTGGGTCTGGGAGTGGGAGGGAGCCGAGGCCGGACTCCACGAGCTGGAGGTGCGCGCCACCGACACCTACGGCAAGACCCAGTCGGAGAAGCGACTGCCCGTCGTGCCCGACGGCGCCGAGGGGTGGCACCTGATCCGCGTGAGCGTCGGCTAG
- a CDS encoding MOSC domain-containing protein, whose amino-acid sequence MPALPFALDVEIVTLLASPLHRYEGRPADGPRDATTREEHEAIEIRAGLGIVGDRYFGHAAHRTASVTVMAVESIEHVSRVLGVGPVDPALTRRNIILRGAPIDELRGEDFSLDTGRGAVRFRAHRPANPCAWMDVAFGDGAHKALLKRGGIRCEPLTNGTLMVGPAVLRTERALAQPTLI is encoded by the coding sequence GTGCCCGCGCTGCCCTTCGCCCTCGACGTGGAGATCGTCACGCTGCTTGCCTCACCCCTGCACCGCTACGAGGGCAGGCCAGCCGATGGGCCGCGGGATGCCACAACCCGCGAGGAACACGAGGCGATCGAGATCCGGGCTGGACTCGGCATCGTCGGTGATCGCTACTTCGGGCATGCTGCCCACCGCACTGCATCGGTAACCGTCATGGCCGTCGAATCGATCGAGCACGTCAGCAGGGTTCTCGGCGTCGGGCCGGTGGACCCGGCCCTCACGCGGCGCAACATCATCCTGCGTGGCGCTCCCATCGACGAACTCCGCGGGGAGGACTTCTCCCTCGACACCGGGCGCGGCGCCGTGCGGTTCAGGGCGCACCGTCCGGCGAACCCGTGCGCGTGGATGGATGTCGCGTTCGGGGACGGTGCACACAAGGCGCTACTGAAGCGGGGTGGCATCCGCTGCGAGCCGCTCACGAACGGCACGCTCATGGTGGGACCTGCCGTGCTGCGCACCGAGCGAGCGCTCGCGCAGCCGACGCTGATCTAG
- a CDS encoding ABC-F family ATP-binding cassette domain-containing protein, translated as MAHLLGAEALHLEYPTRVIFDSATVGLDEGDRVGIVGRNGDGKTTLLRMLAGRLEPDSGRVTRRGGVTLGMLDQADELASGLTVHQTVIGDIDEHVWAGDPKVRDVIAGLLPGIPWEALVDDLSGGQRRRVALAAVLIGDYDVIFLDEPTNHLDVEGIAWLAGHLKKRWSANAGGLVVVTHDRWFLDEICTATWEVHDRLIEPFEGGYAAYILQRVERDRMASVTEAKRQNLMKKELAWLRRGAPARTAKPKFRIDAANELIENEPPVRDTVSLASMAMQRLGKDVVDLEDVSVSFEGKDVLRDITWRIAPGERTGILGVNGAGKSTLLSLVSGTLQPTSGRVKRGKTIKVATLTQQLFELEDIWNDRVSDVIGRQRSTYVAGGKEMTPGQLLERVGFSSAQLATPVKDLSGGQKRRLQLLLILLSEPNVLILDEPTNDLDTDMLAAIEDLLDSFPGTLLVVSHDRYLIERVTDQQYAVMDGGFRHLPRGVDQYLELRTAQMKGGGSSAPTATAAPATSKLSGAELRNTQKEHAAAGRKIDKLNGQIAELHERMATHDQSDYTGIGALADELRELQAQLETVETRWLELEELLG; from the coding sequence ATGGCACACCTTCTCGGCGCTGAGGCGCTTCACCTCGAATACCCCACTCGCGTCATCTTCGACAGCGCCACCGTCGGCCTCGACGAGGGCGACCGCGTCGGCATCGTCGGTCGCAACGGCGACGGCAAGACGACGCTTCTCAGGATGCTCGCCGGCCGACTCGAACCGGACTCCGGTCGTGTCACCCGCCGCGGTGGGGTGACGCTCGGGATGCTCGACCAGGCCGACGAGCTCGCGAGCGGTCTCACGGTGCACCAGACGGTCATCGGCGATATCGACGAGCACGTCTGGGCTGGGGATCCGAAGGTCCGGGACGTCATCGCGGGTCTCCTGCCGGGCATCCCGTGGGAGGCGCTCGTCGACGACCTGTCCGGCGGGCAGCGTCGACGCGTCGCGCTCGCCGCCGTGCTCATCGGCGACTACGACGTGATCTTCCTCGACGAGCCCACGAACCACCTCGACGTCGAGGGCATCGCGTGGCTCGCCGGGCACCTCAAGAAGCGCTGGTCGGCCAACGCGGGTGGACTCGTGGTCGTGACCCACGATCGGTGGTTCCTCGACGAGATCTGCACCGCGACGTGGGAGGTCCACGACCGCCTCATCGAGCCCTTCGAGGGCGGTTACGCCGCCTACATCCTGCAGCGCGTCGAGCGCGACCGGATGGCATCCGTCACCGAGGCCAAACGCCAGAACCTCATGAAGAAGGAACTCGCGTGGCTGCGGCGCGGTGCGCCGGCGCGCACGGCGAAGCCGAAGTTCCGCATCGACGCCGCCAACGAGCTCATCGAGAACGAACCGCCCGTGCGCGACACCGTGAGCCTGGCATCCATGGCCATGCAGCGCCTCGGCAAGGACGTCGTCGATCTCGAGGACGTCAGCGTGTCCTTCGAGGGCAAGGATGTGCTGCGCGACATCACCTGGCGCATCGCTCCGGGGGAGCGCACCGGCATCCTCGGTGTCAATGGCGCAGGCAAGAGCACGTTGCTCAGCCTCGTCTCCGGAACTCTCCAGCCCACGAGCGGCCGGGTCAAGCGGGGCAAGACGATCAAGGTCGCCACCCTCACCCAGCAGCTCTTCGAGCTCGAGGACATCTGGAACGATCGCGTCAGCGACGTCATCGGTCGCCAGCGCAGTACCTACGTTGCGGGTGGCAAGGAGATGACGCCCGGCCAGCTGCTCGAGCGCGTCGGCTTCTCCAGCGCCCAGCTCGCGACCCCGGTCAAGGATCTCTCGGGTGGCCAGAAGCGTCGGCTCCAGCTGCTGCTGATCCTGCTCAGCGAGCCCAACGTGCTCATCCTCGACGAGCCGACCAACGACCTCGACACTGACATGCTGGCGGCGATCGAGGACCTCCTCGACAGCTTCCCCGGCACGCTCCTGGTTGTGAGCCACGACCGGTACCTGATCGAGCGCGTCACTGACCAGCAGTACGCGGTGATGGATGGCGGGTTCCGCCACCTTCCGCGCGGCGTCGACCAGTACCTCGAACTGCGCACGGCCCAGATGAAGGGTGGTGGTTCATCGGCACCCACGGCGACCGCTGCTCCCGCCACCTCGAAGCTCAGTGGTGCTGAGCTTCGGAACACCCAGAAGGAGCACGCGGCGGCCGGTCGCAAGATCGACAAACTGAACGGCCAGATCGCGGAGCTCCACGAACGGATGGCCACCCACGACCAGTCGGACTACACGGGCATCGGCGCGCTCGCTGACGAGCTGCGCGAACTGCAGGCGCAGCTCGAGACGGTGGAGACGCGCTGGCTGGAGCTCGAGGAGCTGCTCGGCTAG